Sequence from the Fragaria vesca subsp. vesca linkage group LG4, FraVesHawaii_1.0, whole genome shotgun sequence genome:
AACTAACTTATGAATGATTGGTTCTCTAGCAGCTAGATGAAGCACATCATATTTAATAGAAAACTAATATGTCTGATTTTTTATTACACAGCTTAAAAAAGTAGTTGGGAACTTTGTGATATTTTTATGGTGGTAAAAGAAATCATTTGAGGACCAGAAAGAAGAGAAAGAGATAAAGAGATAAGGTGAAACCAGAAAACTGAAACAGGCAGATGAGTGAGAACAATCCTTCTAAATTCCCATTAATAATCTCACTGTAATCTTTCATTTAATCACAGGGATTCCCTATTTTTGGACAATTACAATCTAAAAAACTTCCAGGCAATGGGGGCAATATCACAATCACTCCTCACAAACCCTTCTTTAGTTCTGTGTGCTCTCTTTTCCCTCAGTTGGGTTCCTTCTTGCCACCACAGTTTTTGAAGCACAAGATCATCATCCCAACACAAATCACTATCTACAAGTAACACTTGCACACTCACCAGTGTGATATGCAAGCAAAACTATGATGACCCAATTGGCATACACAGAAATACATGCCAATTGCTGAAGTGGATCTTCTCTTTTTTGGGTAATTTTCTTTTTTTGGGGGTAACTAGAATACTAGATAGATACTAGGCTAAACTGGGTGATAGCTTAGCTCCTATTTTATGTTAAGAAGTGATGTTGCAGGCTGAGGAGTTGGACTTGTCCAGAATAGACCACATGACCTGAACATCTTCATAACCACAAGCCATCACTTCACATTGCAGAGCAGTCACACTGTTCTCATTCCCTGTTCCACATAATATTAATGGAATACGATTACTCAATGACTCATTGAATCTATATATAGTTATACACACACATATATCTACCATGAAGATGTACAATATGATGATAGACATGTATGCATACCTTGAAGCTGAGACTTCTTCTGGTCTCTGGTGCTTGGCTGCTGGTTGAAGACCTTGGCAGCTTTCCTGAATGGGGTTGTGATGGTCTTCTTCCAAGAAGCCATATAGATGATGATGATGATGATGCTTTTGAACTGGTATTGTATTGTATTGTATGAATGTTTTGTGTTGCACAGCCTTTCTGTCTGAGCCTTATTCAGCTTTTGCTGTAGAAGGTGATGCTGAGGATTTGTATATATAGTGGGGAGGGTGAAGAAAGAGAGGGGCAAGATCCGTGAGATGGGGTACGATTAGAATAGAGGAACATCACTCACTTGGTTAAATTTTCTTTTCTTTTTTTTCTTATCTTCATTGAAGGTCGCCGACTGCACCAAAGCACATGGCGCACGCTCCCACAAGGCTTAGAATTGGAGGGAAGGGGGAGACCCTCAACACGTGAAACCCTTTACTTTTGTGAATGTGACGTATATTATGGGATTTGCATAATCACATATATATTGCCCATCTTACTCTTCTTCTTTCTCTTTCAGTGTTTGTCACATAAGTTACAAACTTGCCTTTTCACCAAGACAAACACTACCCCATCTCATCATCATAGACACCCTTCACCTAATTGTGGAGATCATTTGGTCGCTTTTGTTCAAATTGTGTGGCTTTGAGCATAATTTGACAAAGTTATTTCCAAACGTTTGAAACGAAATCCACATAGAATAATATTACTGTGGTGTCAAGCATTGTAGTAACTAGTGTTGAAGGTGAGTACAAGGTCGATGTCTCCTTGATAGTGAGGTGAGAAGAATATCGATGTGAGATTATATCATTCGTAATCATTACTCAGTGGTCGGTAGTAGAACAATTGAGATTGTAGTCAATGCATGTGATTGTTCAAGTAAAAGTAATAGCAGGTAAAGAAGGGTTACGATCAAAGAAAACAAGTTACAAAGGTCTTTTGTCAAAGTGAATTGGATGATGTGTGAGACCATTATGTCAAAGTGTAGATTGTTAAAGTTCATCCGTCAACCATGGCAAGGAATATGTGACTCAATATGGGTGGGAAAGTGTAAGGGCGAAAACTTAATTAGATTATTTAGATACGTCTGTCGTTTGATTTATGGTTTTTTTTTATACGTGATTTTAAAAACAGATGTAATCATGTAATATTTTGAGTTATCCTCAAATTACCTTACAAAGATTGAAACATATAAGAGAATGTGTTCATCATCATTTTCACTTCATTATCTCACCCATGAAGAAAAGATCGGATATAACACTGGTGCCATTGTTAAAACATAATATACAGGAAGAGCCTTTACTCTTATACGACTACCTTCCAATGTTCTCGTTGGATGCTTTAATGCCCTATCCATGTATGTTTGCAATTGGCCAATTTCCTTGATCTATTTTAAGGTATGTCAGTCTGCACTCACATGCATTTTGAAGTCTCAACCCAAACACTCCCAGCTCCCATTGGTTCCCCCTTCTTCCCCAGGGACATTTTGAATCCTGGCTAGCTCCCACTCATTCATTACTGACTACTCGATCCCCCAACCCAGTGCTTCTGCAAATTATTCCTGCCCTAGCTTCCCCTCAACTTAATAGGAGAAAAGAAGGAATCCCAGAATAGAAATACATGAGTAACATGACCAGAGGTCCACAAGCAGAGGCCTAATTATCCATTTCACAGGGTATGTGATTCCCACATGTTGTGCTAGGGCACATAGAGCGATATCCAAGACAGCAAAATCTACCGCAGCAGTGTCTGTTATATATATGTTCAGCTATACCCTAAAACCAACCATATTGCAACTTGCGTTGTATAGTTTAGAACTAATCAGTAATCTAATGATTATAATCCATAGATCTATGGTTTGTGCAGAACTAGTGCTACATAGATCAAAGGATCCGCATCAAAACTTGGACTGGATATAAAATTGAAGCTTAACACATGAATTTGTGGAAACGTTGATTCTAATCATGGGTTGACAAAACAAAGCATTTACACATTTTGAAGATACTTGTATAATATACAAGCCAAAGTTTTAGTGTTTTGGTCTTTTAATTGGTTATTTATTTTGTTACAATGTGATTAAACATTAAGTATGTTTGAACGTACGTTCTTGGTTCTTTACGTTTCAATTTTTTGATTAATCATCTCCCCCTATAGATACGTGACTTGATTCATATACTTCACGAGTTCAAGTTATGGGCTGTTGCAAATTGCAAAAATTGGTGGAAATAGGGAGAGAAATTATGGCTTTGATTAAAGATTAAAGGTTGATGAAAGATTGAAAGGTCAAGACAGTTAATTACCAACTAGATGTTAATACAAGAGAATCATACCAGTATAATGTTACTGCATGTATGTTAATTTAGAGAAACCATCATTGATCATTGATGATCGAGTTAGTAAGAGCGTAGTTAGGTGGAGAACCTCATATTCAAGTTGAATCCCTCAAAGTTTATTGGATTCTTGGTGACCAAATTAAGAGAAGGAAACGTTCTAGCATACCCAGGTTCGAATCATGTCGTAGTTGATTGAAGTTAAATCACATGCAATCTATTCTTGGTGGTGAAGGAGAAAGAAACGTTTTGACATTCTCAGGTTTGAGTAATGTTGAAGTTGGTCGGAGTACTTAAATTAAATCACAATCTATTCTTGGTGGTCAAGGGTTAGGAAATTTATTAGCATGACTTTCTGACACGGACTAGTCTTTCGGTCTAAAAAAATCTTTAAGAAAACTGTGTTCTAAGAAAAAAAAAATTATTTAGAGAATTTTATCATTTCCTAGAATGTGTACGTGATAAACAATATTTTGTAATCATTACATTTACTTATTTTCAATGAAAATATTGCCATTTTTCTTCTAGCTAGTAATGTAATAAGAAAACATAAATCTAATGACTGAAAAACTCAAGACATTGTCTCGGTATCATACTTAAATTTTTCGGTTCGTTTATAATGCTATCATGCAACTCGAAGTCTCCAACTCTCAAGGCAATTGTTAGATTATTATTGCCATTAACATGCAATATTGATATATCTTCTTTGCAATGTGAATTCTTTTCTAGCAAAACGAGAGGGTCATGTTGCCAACATTGTAAGAAAGATCGAGAAGAATTATAAAACCAAGTCAATCAAGGTCTACCTTACCCTCATTGGGCTCTTAAAATAAACTGTTATAGAAACTCAAAAATGCTCTGTGATGTCTGACATGGTCTGAACACTTCTCATGATAATGTATAGTTCATGCAGTGAAATGTGAAATGCATCCCCCTTCCATCTTATTCCTAGCTCATTCTCTCTTCTCCTCCATATATCTTTTCTGTCATTTCAAGTTAACTCATTAGTTAATTTAGCCTGTGTATTATTCCAACCCACACATGCTCGATCAATGGCAGTTTGTATATATGAGATAAATGATTGAATTGTTTAGATGAATGGATCTTTGATCTGTGATTCAATAATAACTAACAAGGAGGCAAGTATGGTGGTGGATAGTTTCACATGTAGACAGTCTGCGTGTTATTTGGGCACTCATCAATTTATTATGGTCGGTTTTATTTAGAATCTTACTGATAAAGACGTAAATTATTGAAGATCCAACAGTACAAGTATAATGCTACGCATAATGCTTGTGTCCTAGCACTGGCTAGAAAAGAAAATGCCACGATTGAAAAACTTAACAAACATATAAGAAAAACTCATATCATTGGTTCTACGATGAAAAATACGATAAAAATAATCAAAGTCTCAAACTCTGTATTTTTTTAGCTTAACACGTAATATGATTAATATCATATCGAGTCGTTAGAATAAACTTAATGAAATTTTCAGAGCAAAGACTTGAAAAACTCTAATCATGGTACTTAATTAAGGATAAGAAATAATAGCATTCGAAGACCTTTGGAGACATAGGAGAGTACCGATTACTAGTGTTCTTAACCTTATTGGAAACAACAGAAGTAATCGATCGCAACCCCCACTTGGAACAGAAACCCTATATTCAGTATGGTGTGGTTCAGTTGGTTAAATCATAGCATGGGCATTTTATAAGCTTCAACTCTTTTCATTTTTTTGGCCTCTATCTTTAAATTTACGTCCATTGTTTCCTTGGTCTTTCTTGCAATAAGAACACCAGAGATGACCCACTTAATAATTGAATTAAAAAACAAAAATATTATGGTGATAATGAGTGGTGAATGAGATTTGCTGTGATCCATCAGATTCAGTGGGAGATAGATTGGAGATTTGGATCTTGTTCGAGTGCCGATGAATAATTATACGTACAACCAAACCAGTACCCGAAAGCAACCCAAGCCAAACTTGGTCACCCATTTTTGTTTTGTCCAAAATATAAGTGTGTACTAGTTTCTAGTTGGTTCATTGCCTTAACTTTTAGGCTATCAGACTCTGTGGTTCGAAGCTGCTCCACACATTTCTGTTTGTTTGTCTCTAAAGCCACGAAGAGTGTTCCCCAGAATTTGTCAACATAGTGAGATTATATTTCACCAAAAGTTTGTCATCAGATTTTCATGATCATCAGTTCTGCAAGTTCATGAAACCATGCATGTTTGCATTACGAAATAGAGGAATCTGAATACGTTGTATGTAATGGAAATATATCATCTTCAAGTAATTCATGAACCGACAACATTCAGACAATCAATTGATGATAATCGTTCAAGGACACAGGACAAGTTTACAAAGAAATCGATCTATATATTGTCACATCACCATCGTCAAGAAACTGATCTTGGATACTTGAAACCATTGCTGATAAGCGCTGAGTTGGAGATTCATACTGGCCCGGTATGAATTGCTGCTAGATGGAGGATTCAGGATCACCTTTCGGGTTTTTGACAAAGATCGGAATCCGGGTTCCGGCCTGGAAGATAAACCTGAACCCTAATTGATGACAGTATATATTACGTGGTATATATAGTCAAGTGGTGTATATGCATGTATGCCCAATATACAAGACAATTAATTCCTAGCCTCCTCTCATCGGACATGAACACCCAATTCGAAATATGGGACACAAGGTTAACTCAGATCAGAAGGAACCGTTTCTGGTACATATAATAAAACTAATTATCTAGTTAATGCCTAGTATATTGGAGCAGAAGGTTAATATATTGAGTTACATACTAAACTAATCAGCTGGTTTCATTGATTTAATTAGTCATATGTAACTGAATAATTTTTTTTTTCTTGAGAATAAATTAGTTGCCTACGGATGTAAATTATGCAGCTTAGGACTATCTGATAATTAACCATATGGAGAACAAAAAATGGAACAAGAACAGGTGCTAATAAGTGTGAGCTATTAATAATTCAATAAAAATATCATTAG
This genomic interval carries:
- the LOC101300714 gene encoding uncharacterized protein LOC101300714 isoform 2; the encoded protein is MASWKKTITTPFRKAAKVFNQQPSTRDQKKSQLQGNENSVTALQCEVMACGYEDVQVMWSILDKSNSSACNITS
- the LOC101300714 gene encoding uncharacterized protein LOC101300714 isoform 1, giving the protein MSIIILYIFMVDICVCITIYRFNESLSNRIPLILCGTGNENSVTALQCEVMACGYEDVQVMWSILDKSNSSACNITS